A single genomic interval of Candidatus Wallbacteria bacterium harbors:
- a CDS encoding DUF4402 domain-containing protein has product MFIKITILILILLLTLFSSDILDAETFSVSSSTDFSVEKQPELSITLVGNMVFSPVSVPSTATDIQLLPLAVNTNGNGSAAQFTVSGKPGQCFIVTVQDEATYLTLGTANPILIDRFRLGEGEGGCGDGGERLYISTFRTGGNTIYVGCTLHMAAFQAAGSYTGSNNLLLSYN; this is encoded by the coding sequence TGTTGCTTACTCTCTTTTCTTCCGACATTCTGGATGCCGAGACTTTTTCCGTTTCTTCATCCACCGATTTTTCCGTTGAGAAACAGCCGGAGCTCTCCATCACACTGGTCGGAAACATGGTGTTTTCTCCAGTCTCAGTACCTTCGACGGCAACCGATATTCAGCTTCTTCCCCTGGCAGTCAACACCAATGGCAATGGCAGTGCGGCTCAATTTACTGTCAGCGGAAAACCAGGGCAGTGTTTTATAGTCACAGTACAGGATGAAGCAACCTATCTCACCTTGGGCACTGCGAACCCAATTTTGATCGATAGATTCAGGCTCGGCGAAGGCGAAGGTGGATGCGGAGATGGTGGTGAAAGGCTGTATATCAGCACTTTCAGGACAGGCGGCAATACCATCTATGTCGGCTGTACTCTGCACATGGCAGCCTTTCAGGCAGCAGGCAGCTACACAGGTTCCAACAACCTGCTTTTAAGCTACAATTAA